Sequence from the Nocardiopsis sp. YSL2 genome:
GGAGCGCGCCCCGATGGAGACCACGAGCGTGACCTCGTCGCCCGTCTCGACCTCGGTCCCCGCGGCGGGTTCGGTGGCGGCCACCGCGCCGGACTCGACGGCGTCGTCGTAGGACTCGGCCCGTCGGACGACCAGGTCGGCGCCGAGTTCCGCCAGGACGGCCTCGGCCTCCGCGGGCGCGCTGCCCGTGACGTCCGGGAGCTCGATCGTGTCGTCGGGGGCCAGGGCGGCCCAGCCGACGACGGCGAGCAGCACGACGGCCAGGGCGGCCGCGGAGACCAGCACGGGCACGCGCCGCCACGGCGGCGCCCCCTCGCGGCCGCGGTTCCGGCCACGGTCGGCTCCGGTCCCCGGTGCGAACGCGGCACCGGCCTGGGCCTCCGCGCCGATCACGGGGATGGGCCGGGTCTCCGCGGGGTCGCCGTCCCCGTCCCCCCGCGGCAGCGACCGCATGACCTGTTCGACCATGGTGAGGTACTTGGCGGCGTCGCGCGGGCGGTAGCGCGGTGTGGGATCGGTGGCGTTGGCGACCAGCATGTCGACGTCGGGCGGAATCCCGTCCACGTGGGACGAGGGCCGCAGCGGTCCCTCGTGCGGCGCGGTGCCGACACCGGTGATCAGGGTGTGGAGCAGCCGCCCGGCCGCGTGGACGTCCTCGCTGGTGTCCGGTTCCCGTCCCGCGGACGCGTCGGCGAGCAGGGGGAGCCCGGTGACGGTCACCCGGCCCTCGTCGTCGAGCAGGACGTGCCCGGCCTCGACCCCGCCGTGCACGATGCCCGCCTGGTGGAGGGCGTCCAGAGCGGAGAGGACGTCGGCGACGATGGTCAGGGCCGTACCGGGGGAGTAGCGCAGGGCCGCGTCGCCGTCGGTGAGGACGCGGTCGAGGCCCTCACCGCGCTCGTACTCGGTGACGGCGTACACGTGGTCGCCGTCGCGGCCGTGACCGAGAGTGCGTGCCAGCCCCGGGTGCGTGACGGTCTCCAGCGTCTGGACACGGCTGTCGAAGGCGTGGACGGCGCCCGGATCGGCGACCGACCCGGGGTGCATCACCGTGACCATGACGAGGTTGTCGACGGTCAGGTCGTGCGCCGTGTGGACGGTACCCGAGGGACCGCTGCGGACACGCTGTCCCAGGACATAGCGTCCGTGCAGCGTGAGGCCGAAGAGGGTGTCGGGACTGGGGGTCGCCATGATGCGGATTCTACGGTCACCCGCACGACAGATCATCGCCATTCGTCCGAATACGGACATGTGCCCGCGCACAGGGGTGCGACGGCGGACCCCTGAGCGGTCGCACGACCACGCCGTCGTCACCGTCGGTGATCTCCTGCTCCCGTGAGCGCGGTGCCGCGAACCGGTTCCGGTGGATTCCCGGACCGCTCCGGAGCCCGCCGCCTCGATAGGGTCCGAGTACCCGAAACCGAAGCGAGGCCCCCATGACACCGCCCCCTCCCGGGACCGTCGGCGACCGTGCGGCCGGAGTGCTGCTCGGCGCCGCCTGCGGGGACGCACTGGGCGTTCCCTACGAGTTCGCACGCAGGCTCGCCGACCACGAGGTGCCGGAGATGGTCGGCGGAGGGCTCGGCCCGTACGCGCCGGGCGAGTACTCCGACGACACCCAGATGGCGGTCTGTATCGCCGAGACCCTGCGCGACCACGATGCCCCGCTCTCCCACAGGGCGCTCCAGCAGACCGCCGAGGCCTTCCTGGCCTGGCGGCGCGACGGGGCCAGCGACATCGGGCACCAGACGCAGAAGGTGCTGGGCGAGGTGGAGCACGCGCGGGGGACCGAGAACGTGGCCCAGGAGATGGCGTCCGTCTCCGAGCGGCTGTTCGAGTCGGGCCTGCCGAGCGCGGGGAACGGCTCCCTGATGCGGACCGGGCCGCTGGCCCTGGCCTACCTGGACGACCCGGCGGGCCTGGCCGTGGCGGCCGACCGCTACAGCCGCCTCACGCACGGGGACCCCCTGGCGTCCGAGGCGTGCGTGCTGTGGTGCGAGGGCGTGCGCCGGGCGGTCGTGCGCGGTGACCTGTCAGGGGTCCGCGCGGGCGTGGAGCTGCTGCCGGTGGGGCGCCAGGCGTCGTGGGCGGCCTGGCTGGACGAGGCCGAGGAGCGCCCGCCGCACGCGTTCGAGGGCAACGGCTTCGTGGTCCGCACCCTGCAGGCGGCGTGGTCGGCGGTCAGCCTCGGGGACGCGGAGGAGGCGGCGGAGGGCGGCTCGCGATCGACGGAGAGCCTGCGGCTTCAGCACTCACTGTGGGCCGCGGTGCGGGCGGGGGACGACACCGACACCGTGGCGGCGATCGCCGGGGCGCTGCTCGGCGCGCGGTACGGCGCGAGCGCGATCCCCGACGAGTACCTGTCGGCGGTCCACGGCTGGCCCGGTTACCGGGCAGCGGACCTGGCCCGGCTCGCCCTGGCCGTCACCGACCGCCACTCCTGACCCGCGACCCGATCATCACCCAGGGATCCCGAACAACTCCCTGGGTGGTTTCCCGCGGTTCTTCCTGTGCGCTTCACGAGTGCCGTACGCCCGCTGGGCGACTCCCGGCGACTCTGGAATCGGCCGTTCCGGAAGCCACCGAACTACTCGTCCCCCCCGGATGACCTCCAGGCACTCGTTCCGTAGTTCGTCGGCCGACCGCGCGTCGGCGATCCGCAGGTCCCGAAGGCACCCGAGGAATCTCGACCGCTGGGCGGTGAGCCGGTCCACGACCTCGGGGCGGGGCCGGGCGACGAGCGCTCCTGGTGGATCCTGGCGGTGAGGGCACCGGCGGCATCACGCAGGAGGTCCATCAGCGTGTCGTGGTCGACGACGTCCTCCTCTGCTTCCTCTGTCCACGTCGCTCGTGGCAGGTTCGCGAACGGATCGAATTCCACTCTCACTCCTCACTGGTCACCGGGTTGGTCGTCGGCGTCCGCCACCGCCTCCGCCGCCGGAGCTCCCACCACCGGGGGGAGCGAGGCGTCGCGGGGGTCTGCCGGGGTGCTGACCACGAACATAGGGGGCCCGGGGACGGCCGGGGCGCCCTGGCCGGTACCGGCCGAACCGGATGCGGACACGCCCGAGCGGCGGGCGCTGTGGGGCCTCACTACGCTGGCGGCGAGGAGCGGTTGGACGAGGGAGGCGCTGATGACCGAGGCTTTGGAGTGGACGCGACCCGGGGAGCACCCGGACTGGTTGGCCGAGCCGACCCGTGCCGCGCTCGCCGGTCTGGGGGAGCGGGAGCGGGATCAGGTGCGGGTCGCGGAGATCGATCCCGAGCTGGCCGACACCGCCGCGTTCTGCGAGCGCTACGGGATGCCGCTGGAGACCAGCGCCAACTGCGTGGTGCTGGCGGCCAAGCGCGGCGGCGAGGTGACCTACGCGGCGTGCATGGTGCTCGCCACCCAGCGCGCGGACGTCAACGGGATGGTCCGGCGCCACCTGGGCGCCCGCAAGATCTCGTTCGCGCCGATGGACGAGGCCACCGGGATGACCGGTATGGAGTACGGCGGCATCACGCCGTTCGGTCTGCCCTCGGAGTGGCCGGTGCTGGTGGACAAGGCGGTGGTGGACACCCCGTCGGTCGTGGTGGGCAGCGGTCTGCGCCGGTCGAAGCTGTACGTGCCGGGCCCACTGGTCGGTGAGCTCCCGGGGGCCGAGGTGCTGTCACTCGTGAAGGAGTAGGCCCCGAGCCGATATGTCGACAAAGTGATCAGTGGTTACGGTCGCCGACATATCGCTTTGGTGCGCGTCTGCAGGTGTTCGACACCCTATCCGTACGGGGACCGGACAGTCCGTGGAACGAGCGGATGTCCACAGGGACCCGTCACCATGTCGACCAGCGGTGTCGACATGGCGACGGGTCGACACCTCACTCCCGACGAAGGGCCGCCGGGACCGCCCCCGCCGCGAACGCGGCCGCGAGCAGGACCACGAAGAGCGCCGCCAGTCCCACGGACCCGTCGATGAGCGTGGTGAAGTTGGACAGCACCAGCGCGGCCACGCACACCAGCCCCACGGCCCCCAGGACCGGCGCGATCCGGGCGTGCCACCACCGCCTGTCCACTCCGGTCCGGGCGAAGAACACCACGACCGCCACGCTCACCAGCACCATGAGCGCCAGCACGCCCAGCGTGGCCATGCCGCTCATCCAGGTGAACACCTGCAGGACCGGGTCGGCCCGCACCAGCGCGAACGCCCCGATCAGCAGGGCCGCCGCCGCGGACTGGACCAGCGAGGCCACGTGCGGCGACCCGTGCCGGGCGTGCGTCCCCGCGAGCGGCGACAGGGCGCCCCCGGTGTGCCCGATCGCGTAGAGGTAGCGGGCGATCGTGTTGTGGAACGCCAGCAGTGCCGTGAACAGGCTGGTGAGCAACAGGATCTCCATGGTCGCGGCCACACCCGGCCCCGCGTACAGGTGGGCCACGGAGAACACCAGGCCCTCGATGTCGTCCAGCGCGGCGGCCTGCGCGCGGCCCGCGCCGACCCCCACGACGACGGCCCAGGACACGAGTGTGTAGAAGCCGCCGATGAGCAGCACGGCCGCGTAGGTCGCGCGGGGCACCGCCCGGCCCGGCTCACGGGCCTCCTCGCTGTAGATCGCCGTCGCCTCGAAGCCGATGAAGCAGGCCACCGCGAACATCAGCCCGATCCCGGGCGAGCCGGAGAGGAAGGCGCCGGCCGTGAACGGCTCAGCGCTCGGCCCCTCGGCCCCGCCCCGCAGGAGCACCGCGCCGACCAGGACCGCGAGGACCCCGACCTCGCACACGATCAGCACGCTGAGCACACGGGTGCCCACGTCGACGCTCCGGAAGCCGAGCACCGCGACGACGGCCAGCAGGACGCCGCTCCACAGCCACCAGGGCAGGTCCGGGCCGCCGTAGGCGGCGACCGCCCCGCCGAGGGCCGCCCCGGCCAGTCCGTAGACCGCCGCCTGGATGGCGGTGTAGGAGAGCAGGGCCAGGCCCACGGCGCCCGCGCCGGTGGTCCGGCCCAGTCCCGCGGTGACGTAGGCGAAGAACGCGCCCGCGCCCTCCACGTGGCGGCTCATCCCGGCGTATCCGACGCTGAACAGCAGCAGGACGACGGTCACCACGAGGTAGGACACCGGGGCGCCCGCGCCGTTGCCGATCGCCATCATCACCGGCAGCGCGCCGCCGATCGCCACCAGCGGGGAGGCCGCGGCGACCACGAGGAACACGATGCCCGCGGTCCCCAGCGACCCCTGGAGCCCTGGTCGGGCACCGGTTTCCGGTGCCGATTCCGCCGCGCGCTCAGCCATGGCAGTGGTCCCTTCCCTCGGTGTGCGCGGTGTCCGGTCCCGGCGCGTGGCAGGAGCCCGCGGAGGTGGCGGGCACGTCCAGCGTGGGGTTGCGGTCGAAGAAGCCGACCGGCCGCAGTGTGAAGCCGGTGTAGTCGACCGGCATGATCGGCCAGTCCTCCGGGCGGGGCGCGTGCGTCAGGCCGAAGGTGTGCCACACGACCAGGTCCCGGCCGTCGAGGTCGCGGTCGGCGGCGGCGTACGCGGGCAGGCCCGCGCCGCCCGGGTGCTGGTTGACGAAGTCGCCCGCCGGGTAGCGCTCGGCGGGGTCGTAGGCGGTCACCCACAGGTGGCGGGTGGCGAAGGCCGCGCGCGCGGCGATCGAGGAGGCCGGATCGGCGAGCAGCACCGGCTTGCCCTCGGGTTGGAGGGCGTAGCCGACGGGCTGCCCGAGCCGGTTGGGGGAGTCGGGGTTGGTGATGTGCCAGACCCGGTCCACGGAGGCGTCGGCGTCGCGCTGTGCCTGCGCCTCCGTGGCCAGCACGGTGTGCTTCCGGGTGAAGGCGTTGCCCCGCGGGTTGTCGGGGCCGATGGGGACGCGGGCGGCGTCGACCTCCACCACCCGGTTGGCGGTGCCGTCCAGGGCCATGTCGAGCCGGGCGCAGAAGAGGTGCTGGTGGAGGGGCGCGCCGAGGCCGGGGGCGATCTCCGTGGCGTAGGGGTAGTCGCCGCCCGGGTGGGCGGAGGTGAACACGATCCCGGTGGCCTTGGCCTCGAACTCGATCGTGCCGTCGAGGTAGAGGTACCAGAAGAAGCCGTAGTCGTAGTTGCCGACGGTGGTGAAGAAGGAGACGACCATGCGCCGCTGGCGCCTGGTCTCGGACGATCCCGCCCACAGGTCGCTGTGCTTCCACAGCACCCCGAAGTCCTCCTCGTGCATGCACACGGCGTTGGGGAGGGTCTGGGGCTCGCCTCGCTCGTCGGCGACGACGGCGTCCATGTAGGTGATGTCGCCGAGGCAGTCGCAGCCCAGTCTGAGGGCGTTGGCGTGGCGGCCGACCATGTACTCGCCGGTGTCGAAGTAGTTCTGCCAGGACCGCACGGGCGAGGGATCGGCGTAGGGGACGACCATCTCGGCGATCGAGGCGCGGTGGATGATCGGCCTCCGCCGTCCCCGGTCGCGGTCCGCGAAGGCGATCTGGTGCAGGACCAGGCCCTCGCGTGCGTCGAAGCCGATCCGCAGCGACCAGTTCTCCCAGCTCAGCATGTTGCCGTCGAGGGTGAAGCCTGGCCCCTCGGGCTGGGTGATCTCGATGGGCTTCTGGGTGGTGCGCGGCGGCCCGCTCACCTCGGTATCGGGGTAGTTGCCGGACTCGGCGGGGATCGGCACGGCACCGAAGTCGAGGACCCGGTCGACGGACTTGTCGACGACGTCGACGTAGGCGACGAGGCCGTCCACCGGGTGCGCCCAGGCGTGGTCGCTCTCGTGCTCCTGGACGAAGGCGAGTCCGCGCAGGACGCGGCGGCCGCGCTCCTCGGGGTACTCGTCGTCGTAGACCCCGGCCGACAGCGGAGCCACCCGGACGGTGGAGGGGTCCAGGTCGCGGGCGCGCAGGGCGGCCAGCCAGTCCTCGTCGGTGGAGAGGATCTCCTCCACCAGCGCGAACTCCTCGTCCAGGACGGGCAGTTGGCCGTCGGTGGCCGCGTCCAGGGTGCGGTCGGAGTCCACGCGCCCGTGGGTGAGGGACACGACGAGGTCGTGGGCGGGTCCGCCGCCGGTGTCGTGCAGCAGGACGCGGACGCGGCGGTCGACGGGCGCGCCGGGTTCGTGCGCCAGGAGGTCGGCCTTGGCGGGCTCCTCCAGCCCGAGGTAGCCGAACCTGGTGGCGTCGGTGGCGTGCCCGGTCGTGGTGAGCAGGGTGCGGGCGGCGGTGATCTCGTCGGGGGTGAGGGCGTCGAGGGGATGCGCCGCCGAAGTGTCGGTGGTGGCCATCGGTTCCTCCGGGGTGGGTGGGACGGGGACGGGGTCGGGTGCGGTGCGGGCGCGCGGTGGTGGACGCGGACGGGCCGGGCGGGTGGCCGGTGGCCGCGGGGCGGCTCTCGCATCCCGCGGCCACCGGGGCGGCCGGTCAGGCCAGGTTGGTCCAGATGCTCTTGACCTGGGTGAACGCCTCGATGCCGGACCAGCCCATCTCCCGGCCGAGGCCGGAGGCCTTCATCCCGCCCCAGGCCGCCGCGGCGTCCAGGAACGGCGGCATGTTGATCCACACCGTGCCGGCGCGCACCCGGGCGGCGAGCCGGTTCGCGGTCCCGATGTCGCGGGACCAGATCACCGCCGCGAGCCCGTACTCGGTGTCGTTGGCGCGGGCGACGAGCTCGTCGGGATCGTCGTAGGGCAGCACCGACAGGACCGGTCCGAAGATCTCCTCGCGGGCGATGCGCATGTCGTCGGTGACGCCGGAGAACACGGCGGGGCGCACGAAGAACCCGCGGTCGTCGTCGAGCGGGGCGCGGTCGTGCAGGTGGGCGCCGTCCTCCTGGCCGATGCGCACGTAGCTCTCGGCCTGGTCGCGCTGCTCGGCGGAGACCACCGGGCCCATCTGGGTGTCCTCGGCCAGCCCGTGGCCGAGCTTCATGGCCGCGGCCCCGGCGGCGAGCTTCTCCGCGAACTCGTCGTGGCGCGCGGCGTCGACGAAGAAGCGCGTGTAGGCGGCGCAGACCTGGCCGGAGTTGAGCAGCCCGCCCATGAGGTTGCCCGCGACGGCGGCGTCGATGTCGGCGTCCGAGGCGATGACGGAGGGTGCCTTGCCGCCCAGTTCGAGCGAGACGTGCTTGAGCTCGCGGCCCGCCTGGGCGCCGATCTCCCGGCCGACCTCGGTGGAGCCGGTGAAGGACACCTTGGCGACTCCGGGGTGGCGGACCAGGGCCTTGCCGACCTCGGGTCCGCCGGTGACGACGTTGACGACCCCGTCGGGGATGCCCGCCTCCTTGACCAGCTCGGCCAGCCGCAGGGTGGTGAGCGGGGTCTGCTCGGCGGGCTTGACGACCACCGTGTTGCCGGTGGCCAGGGCCGGGGCGAGCTTCCACATCAGGATCATGAGGGGGAAGTTCCACGGCGTGATGAGCGCGCACACGCCGAGCGGTTCGCGGCGGGTGCGGTAGTCGACGTCCGGGATGGACAGCGGCGCGGTGACACCGGTGATCTTGGTGACCCAGCCCGCGTAGTAGCGCAGGTGCTCGACGGCGTTGGGGACGGCGAACCCGCCGCTGACGCCGAGCGGCTGCCCCTGGTCGCTGGTCTCCAGGCGGGCGAAGGCGTCGGCGTCGGCCTCCAGCAGGTCGGCGAGCCGGAGCAGGAGCTTGGCGCGGGCGGCGGGGAGCATGCCGGCCCACTCGGCGGACTCGAAGGCCCGCGCGGCGGCGGCCACCGCAGCGTTCACGTCGGCCTCGGTCCCCTCGGGCACCTCGGCCAGGACCTCGCCCGTGGCCGGATCGAGGGTCGGGAAGGTGGTCCCGTTCCCCTTGCTCCACTCTCCGTCGATCAGCATCTCGGTCCGCATCGGGGCCACCTGGCCTTTCCCTCGTGGTTCGTGTGGGTGTTCGTGCTGCTGGTGCTGCTGGTGTTGCCGGATCTGGTGCGGTGCGGAGGTCACGCGTGGTCGGCGAGGATGAGGTCGGCGGCCTTCTCGCCGACCATGATCGCCGGGGCGTTGGTGTTGCCCGAGGGGACCGAGGGCATGACGGAGGCGTCCGCGACGCGCAACCCGTCCATGCCGTGGACCCGCAGGGCCGGGTCGACCACGGACAGGGAGTCCACGCCCATCCGGCAGGTGCCGACCTGGTGGTGGTAGGTGGTGACCGCGCGGCGGACGTACTCGCGCAGGTCGTCCCGGGTACGGGCGTCCGGACCGGGGGCCACCTCGGTCTCGCGCCAGGTGTCGAAGGCGGCGGCACCGCCGATCTCGCGGCAGATCTCGACCGCGTCCACCAGGGCTTCGAGGTCGTGCGGTTCGGCCAGGAGGTTCGGGTCGACCAGGGGCGCGTCGCCGGGGTCGGCGGAGGCCAGCCGCAGGGTGCCCCGGGAGAGCGGGCGCACGACCCCGGGCGCGATGGTGTAGCCGTGCTCGGGCACGGGATAGCCGTCGGCGGGCAGCACCATGTGGATGAACAGGGGCTGGAGGTCGGGCACGGTCCTGGCCGGATCGGAGCTCGCGAAGAGCTGGGCCTCCAGCAGGTTGCCGGTACCGGGCGGCAGGGGGCGGCTCGCGGCGTAGACGTTGCTGATCAGCAGGTGGTCGTGCAGGTTCTCGCCGACACCGGGAAGGTCGGCGCGGACGTCGATGCCGAGTTCGGTGAGGTGGTCGGCTGGCCCGATCCCGCTGTGCAGCAGGATCTGCGGTGAGCCGATCGCGCCGCCGCTGAGCACGGTCTCGCGGGCCGCGCGCGCCTGGTGGAGCTGTCCGTCGGACTCGTACTCCACCCCTACGGCGCGCCCCGACTCCACGACCACGCGGTGGACCAGGGCGCCGGTGGTGACGGTGAGCCCGGAGTGGTCCCGGACCGGTTCGACGAAGCCGCGCCAGGCGCTCATCCGCCGGTCGTCGGCGATGGTGACGTGGTTGTAGCCGACGCCGACCATGTGCTCACCGTTGAAGTCCTCGGTGAGGGGGTGGCCCAGGGAGAGCGCCGCCTCCACGAAGGCGCGGGAGGTGGGGTGCGGGTCGGCGATCCGGGTGACCGGGAGGTGGCCGCCGGCGCCGTGCCAGTGCCCGGCTCCGTCGGCGTGGTCCTCCGAGCGCCTGAACAGGGGCAGGACGCTGTCCCAGTCCCAGCCGGTGCAGCCCTGGTAGGCCCAGGCGTCGTAGTCGGCGCGGTGTCCGCGCACGTAGATCATCCCGTTGAGGGAGCTGCTGCCGCCGAGGACGCGTCCGCGCGGCCAGTGCAGGGAGCGCCCGGCGGCGTGCTTCTGCGGGACCGTCATGACGGCCCAGTCCACGTCGGAGTGCCAGAGCCCGGGCCACCCGCGCGGGTCGTGGATGGCCGGTTCGTCGTCGGCGGGGCCGGCCTCGACGACGTGCACGGTGAGGCCCGCGTCCAGGAGCCGGCGGGTGAGGACGCTGCCCGACGAGCCGGCGCCGACGATGACGACGTCGTGTTCGGAGGAGGTGGCTGCGGACATGGACGGGTCCCTTCCTGCGACGTTTCGACTGTGCTGCGGAAGCTACGCCGGTGACGCCGGTCACTGTCGCCATCGCGCGCACGGCCGTTCGCCGATTCGCGCACGGGCCTGGTCAGCGCCGTGACCGCCCTTGCCGGGCGGTAGTGACGCGGTTAACATCCGAGGAACCCGGCATCGTTCGTACGCCCACGTCAGGCACGAGGTGTGGGGGAAGGGAGGTGGGTGTGACCACCACGCACTCCGTTGACCGCAGGAGCCGCCGGGGAAGCATCGACCGGCTCGACACCTTCGAGGACGCCGCCTCCCGGGCCTTCGCTCCCCTGCGTATGCGGACCACCGACAACCTGCCCTTCCAGGGTGTGATCACCTCGGCGCGGGTGGACCAGTTGGTGCTCACGCACATCACCGCCGACCCGGTCGTGGTGCGGCGCGACGCCACGGTGATGGGGTCCTCCGACCCCGACCTGATCAAGGTGGCCTGGCACGGCGCGGGACGGGCGGGGGTGGACCAGCGCGGACGGCAGTGCCTGCTGAGCCCCGGCGACCTGGTGGTGTACGAGACGGGGCACCCCTACGAGCTGCCGTTCTGGGAGCCCTACGACACCGTGGTGGTCGGGGTCCCCAGCGCGCGCTTCGGAGCGCACGCGGACGTGTTGCGGCGCCGGGTGGCGATGCCGGTCCGGGCGGACATCGGTCTGCGCGGGCTCGTGTCGGCGATGTTCCAGGGGATGGCGTCCGGTGAGGTGGGCGAGGACGCGAGCGGGGCGGCGCAGCACCACATGGCGTCGGCGCTGGTGTCGCTGGTGTGCGCGGCGTTCTCGGACACGGTCCCGTGCGACGACGAGGACCCGCTGGACCGGGTGCGGGCGTACTGCCTGGCCAACCTGGGGGAGCCGGGCCTGTCGGTGGAGTCGGTGGCGGCGGCACACGGGATGTCGACGCGGTACCTGTACAAGCTGTGCCGGGCGGGGGGATTCACCCTGGCGCGGTGGGTCAGGTCGGAGCGGTTGGCCCGGATCCGGCGCGACCTGGCGGACCCGATGCTCGCCGAGCGGTCGACGTCGGCGATCGCGGCGCGGTGGGGTGTGCTGGACACGGGGCACCTGGGGCGCATGCTGCGCGCGGAGTTCGGCGTGACGGCACGGGAGATCCGCGCGGAGGCACGTCGGCCCTGACCTCGCGCCCCGGACCGGCGGCGAATCTCGTCGTGGAGAGAAACAGCAGGTCGATGCGGGTGTGTCCCCTCGCGCCCTATTTACTGAACGATCGGTCTGTAATACTGTGCCAGCAGAGTCGCAGCCGGAGGAGAGGACCGCCAGGTGTCCGCAGTACTGGAGAGCTACGCGCAGGGATCATGGTTCACACCGTCGGACGAGGGCACGCCCCTGCCCGACGCCAACACCGGCGAGACCGTCGCCCGGTACTCGCGCAAGGGCCCCGACGTCGGCGCGATGGTGGAGTACGCGCGAACCGTCGGCGGCCCCGCCGTGCGGGCGCTGACCTTCCACCAGAGGGCCAACCTCCTCAAGGAGGTCGCCAAGCACCTCATGGGGTACAAGGACGAGTTCTACGCGCTCTCCCACCGGACCGGCGCCACCGCGCGCGACACGATGGTCGACGTCGACGGCGGTTTCGGCACGCTGTTCAGCTTCTCCAGCAAGGGGCGGCGCGAGCTGCCCAACTCCACCGTCATCCCGGACGGGCCGCTGGAGCCGCTGGGCAGGGCCGGCACGTTCGCCGCCCAGCACGTGTACACCTCCCGTCCGGGCGTGGCCGTGCAGATCAACGCCTTCAACTTCCCCGTCTGGGGGATGCTGGAGAAGCTCGCGCCCGCCTTCATCGCGGGCCTGCCGAGCATCGTCAAGCCCGCTCCGCAGACCGCCTACCTCACGGTCGCGGTCGTACGGCGGATCATCGAGTCCGGGCTGCTGCCGGAGGGTGCGCTCCAACTGCTCAGCGCGGGCCACGAGGGCCTGGCCGATGCCCTGGGGCCGCAGGACATCCTGTCCTTCACCGGTTCGGCGGCCACCGGGGCGATCCTGCGCAACCACCCGAACGTCGTCAGCGGCGG
This genomic interval carries:
- a CDS encoding GMC family oxidoreductase; translation: MSAATSSEHDVVIVGAGSSGSVLTRRLLDAGLTVHVVEAGPADDEPAIHDPRGWPGLWHSDVDWAVMTVPQKHAAGRSLHWPRGRVLGGSSSLNGMIYVRGHRADYDAWAYQGCTGWDWDSVLPLFRRSEDHADGAGHWHGAGGHLPVTRIADPHPTSRAFVEAALSLGHPLTEDFNGEHMVGVGYNHVTIADDRRMSAWRGFVEPVRDHSGLTVTTGALVHRVVVESGRAVGVEYESDGQLHQARAARETVLSGGAIGSPQILLHSGIGPADHLTELGIDVRADLPGVGENLHDHLLISNVYAASRPLPPGTGNLLEAQLFASSDPARTVPDLQPLFIHMVLPADGYPVPEHGYTIAPGVVRPLSRGTLRLASADPGDAPLVDPNLLAEPHDLEALVDAVEICREIGGAAAFDTWRETEVAPGPDARTRDDLREYVRRAVTTYHHQVGTCRMGVDSLSVVDPALRVHGMDGLRVADASVMPSVPSGNTNAPAIMVGEKAADLILADHA
- a CDS encoding helix-turn-helix domain-containing protein — encoded protein: MTTTHSVDRRSRRGSIDRLDTFEDAASRAFAPLRMRTTDNLPFQGVITSARVDQLVLTHITADPVVVRRDATVMGSSDPDLIKVAWHGAGRAGVDQRGRQCLLSPGDLVVYETGHPYELPFWEPYDTVVVGVPSARFGAHADVLRRRVAMPVRADIGLRGLVSAMFQGMASGEVGEDASGAAQHHMASALVSLVCAAFSDTVPCDDEDPLDRVRAYCLANLGEPGLSVESVAAAHGMSTRYLYKLCRAGGFTLARWVRSERLARIRRDLADPMLAERSTSAIAARWGVLDTGHLGRMLRAEFGVTAREIRAEARRP